The Desulfonatronospira thiodismutans ASO3-1 DNA segment GCTCTCGAGTCTGGAACAAAAAGTTCAGGAACATGACCAGGAAATAAGTAACCTGCAGACAGGGCTTGGCAACCTGAGACAGGATACTGAAAATATGCGCAGGCAGACCGCCCTGCGAATCATGGACCTGGAAATGCAGCTTGAACGGGAAGATTTTGTACCGGGCCCCGGGCCTGAAAACCTGGAGCCGGAACCAGTGGAAGAACCACCTGATCCACCACCTGCACCAGAAAAAAATGAAAAAGAGCCTGACAAGCCGGCGTCTGAAGCTAAGCAACTCTACAACCAGGCCCTGGAACTGTATTTTGACGAACAGGCCGAACAGGCCAGGCAGGCCTTCAGGGAATTCATAGACACGTATCCGGAACACCCCCTGGCTCCAAATGCCTGGTACTGGCTGGCTGAAACTTTTTACATGGAAAAAGAATACCCCCAGTCCATCCTGACCTTCAGGCAGGTGCTGGAGCACTTCCCTGAGGATCCCAAGGCACCGGATGCCCTGCTCAAAATAGGCTATGCCTACAAGAGACTCGAGGACAAAAGAAATGCCCGGTTTTACCTGGGGGTACTACTGGAGGACTACCCGGAAAGCAGCGCAGCGGACAAGGCCAGGGAAACACTTGATTCCCTTTAAGGGCGGTGGTGTGGGTATTATCTATCCTGATTAATCAGCGTAGTTCCAATTTTTCTTGTTTTTTTATGACAGGGTTTCAAGAGTAAGTCACCAAGGCAGCCAAGTGCTCAAATTTTCCAGAGAAGACGAAATATGGGCCTGTCTGGCACTCTCCAAGACCAGAAGTCTGGGATGCAAGACCTGGCAGAAAATCCTGGAGGTTTTTCGCTCCCCGGCCCAGGCCCTGGCCAACAGCAGTCACTGGGCCGAGATGGGGCTGGTGAGTTCATCTCAGGCCGGCATCTTTAATTCCGGTCAGTGGAAGTCCGAGGCCCAGCGTGAGTTTGAACGTATCCAGTCCGGACAGGAACAGGTACTGATATGGTCTGACTCCGAATATCCCGAACATTTACGGCATATTGCCGGGCCTCCTGTTTTGCTGTATTATCTCGGTGATATCTCCTTAGCTAAAAGTCCTTCTCTGGCGGTAGTGGGTTCCAGAAACAGCTCTGCCTACGGCCGGGAAATGACATCGAAAATCTGCAGGGAGCTTTCAGAAAAAGGAATAACCATAGTCTCAGGATTCGCCGAAGGCATAGACCGCGAAGCTCACAGGGCGGCCCTGAGCGCTCCAGGCAGCACCGTAGCCGTGCTGGGCACCGGCATAGACCTTATCTACCCGGCCATCAACCAGGATCTGTGGACGCATATCAGGGACCACGGCCTGATACTTTCGGAATTTCCCAGGGGAACCAGGCCGGATGCGCATAATTTCCCCTATCGCAACCGCATCATCAGCGGGCTCTCCCTGGGGGTGCTGGTAATGCAGGCGGAAATAAAAAGCGGCAGCATGCTCACAGCCGGCTATGCCCTGGACCACAACAGGGAAGTCTTTGCCCTGCCCGGACAGGTGAATCTACCCGGTTTTAGCGGGTGCAATCAGCTTATCCGCCAGGGGGCCATACTGGTAAGAACCGCCCAGGACATCCTGGAGGCCCTTCAGCTTGGACTGAAAAACCACCTGCAGCAGGAAAATGATAATGAAATGTCTGCACCAGTTCCTGCTGAACCGGCTCTTCCCGGTGATCTGACCAGCGAAGAAAAGGCCGTTGCCGGGGAACTTATAAACCGGGAGCGCACGCACATAGATGACCTCTCACAGTGCCTGGATCTGAGCCCTTCCAGCATCAGCCGGATCCTGGTAAACCTTGAGATACGGGGCATGGTCAGAAGAGAGCCCGGGATGTACTATAAATTTGTTCAAAACTGACGCGGGCTATGCCGCAGCCCGGTTATCTGTTATTTGTTCATTGTTGATGGGGTAAGGCAGTTAATTCAAGCTTTTGGTCTTAAGCAGTTAACACTACAGCGAAACTGTAATCATTCAGGGGGTCCTCGGTATTGATTGCTGGCAATCGCCACCGAGACTAGACTTCAGGCGTTACTCCCCAACCGTGAGCGGCAAAGCCGCCCGCTCGCCCTGTGAAACAAACTTTTGTCTCCGCGCAGCGGGTTTCACCGGGGTGAGCAACGAAGTTGCCCGTGCCAAAAAAAACTTCTTCTCTGGCACGGGAAGCCTTCAGGCTTCACACGGGTGCTCCGCACACACGGTTTTGAAGAACATAGATCCCCACAGGGCATTGCCCGCCTGGCAGATAGGCAAATTGGCATATCTCCCCCTGAAGGGTTACGCGAAACTTATGATTAACCTCCGGGGACTGTCCCCAACTGAGATACCATACTGTATTTTATAAGTTTCGCTGTAGTGTTAACAAATAACTATTAACTGATAACACTACAGCGAAACTTATTTATTCACCTCCGGGGACTGGCTCTTTTGCCGCCGAATTTTTGAAGCATTTGCAAATTAGCAACCGGCAAAAGTGCCTGTCCCCGATTTAGACAGGTTGAAAAGTTTTATAAGTTTCGCTGTAGTGATAACAATTTCTTGTTTTTTATGACAAAGTTTCACCAGTAAGCGCTATTTAAGCACAACAGGGAATCAGATTGCAAAAAATACCTCTCAAGATGGCCGCTGCAGGCATGGTCCTGGAAAAACCCGTGGTCAGGGACAACGGCCAGGTCCTGGTGGGTGCCGGCACGGAACTGACTGAATCCCTTCTGGAACGGCTGGAAAGAATGGAAGTGGAGTGGGTCACAGTGCAGGGCAACCCAGTAAACATGGAAGGCCTGGGAACAAGCTCGTACCAGGACCGCATCAGGGCCCTGGACAGGATCTTCAGGCAGCACGAGCAGGATCCCTGGATGATGAAAATGAAAAAATTCCTGCGGGGATACTTCAAGCGCAAGGCTGCACAGCAGACCTCCCAGGGGCCTGCAAAAGACACTGAAACAGAGCAGAACTGATCTGCCGGGGCCAACATGCAGGACCTTTATCTGGAAAAAAAGAACAGAATCCTTTCGGTCAAGGATCTGCCTACGCTGCCTATTGTTCTGGACGAAGTTACTGAACTGGTGCAGGACCCCAGTTCCTCCACCGACCAGATAGCCAAAGTGATTTCCAAGGACCAGGTTTTGTCGGCCAAGGTCCTGAAAATGGTCAACTCCCCTATTTACGGTTT contains these protein-coding regions:
- the ybgF gene encoding tol-pal system protein YbgF — encoded protein: MTFRLLLLFPALLLVAGCSSAKRYPPEEMHDISDRLSSLEQKVQEHDQEISNLQTGLGNLRQDTENMRRQTALRIMDLEMQLEREDFVPGPGPENLEPEPVEEPPDPPPAPEKNEKEPDKPASEAKQLYNQALELYFDEQAEQARQAFREFIDTYPEHPLAPNAWYWLAETFYMEKEYPQSILTFRQVLEHFPEDPKAPDALLKIGYAYKRLEDKRNARFYLGVLLEDYPESSAADKARETLDSL
- the dprA gene encoding DNA-processing protein DprA translates to MLKFSREDEIWACLALSKTRSLGCKTWQKILEVFRSPAQALANSSHWAEMGLVSSSQAGIFNSGQWKSEAQREFERIQSGQEQVLIWSDSEYPEHLRHIAGPPVLLYYLGDISLAKSPSLAVVGSRNSSAYGREMTSKICRELSEKGITIVSGFAEGIDREAHRAALSAPGSTVAVLGTGIDLIYPAINQDLWTHIRDHGLILSEFPRGTRPDAHNFPYRNRIISGLSLGVLVMQAEIKSGSMLTAGYALDHNREVFALPGQVNLPGFSGCNQLIRQGAILVRTAQDILEALQLGLKNHLQQENDNEMSAPVPAEPALPGDLTSEEKAVAGELINRERTHIDDLSQCLDLSPSSISRILVNLEIRGMVRREPGMYYKFVQN